A window of Chloroflexota bacterium contains these coding sequences:
- the mvaD gene encoding diphosphomevalonate decarboxylase, translating into MQNRKATSISCANIAFIKYWGNRDHTLRLPATSSLSMNLAGLFTRTTVAFDPALHSDVVVLDNMAQSPEASRRVSEQLDRVRKLANISTRARVDSQNNFPSGTGIASSASGFAALTVAVCAAAGLQLSERQLSVLARQGSGSASRSIPAGFVEWQMGTGSDDSYAFSIAGPEHWALADCIAIVSREHKAVGSSDGHTLASTSPLQEARIKDTPRRLDACREALLARDFARLADVVEEDSTIMHSVMMTSRPPLYYWLPPTLTIIQAAREWRAKGLPVCFTIDAGPNVHVITTAEYATEVNKRLHAIPGVQNVLTATPGGGAELVTGS; encoded by the coding sequence ATGCAAAACAGAAAAGCAACGAGTATCAGTTGTGCCAACATCGCCTTCATCAAATACTGGGGGAATCGAGATCACACTCTGCGCCTGCCTGCGACCAGTTCACTCTCCATGAACCTGGCCGGGCTGTTCACTCGCACCACCGTCGCCTTCGATCCGGCCCTTCACTCGGATGTGGTGGTGCTGGACAACATGGCCCAGTCGCCCGAAGCCTCGCGGCGCGTCAGCGAGCAACTCGACCGGGTACGCAAGCTGGCAAACATTTCCACCCGCGCCCGTGTGGACAGCCAGAATAATTTTCCGAGCGGCACGGGCATTGCCTCGTCGGCCTCCGGCTTCGCCGCCCTCACTGTGGCCGTCTGCGCCGCCGCCGGTTTGCAACTCTCGGAGCGCCAGCTTTCCGTTCTGGCCCGGCAAGGCTCCGGCTCGGCCAGCCGTTCTATCCCGGCCGGTTTTGTGGAGTGGCAAATGGGAACAGGAAGCGATGACTCGTATGCCTTCTCCATCGCCGGGCCGGAGCACTGGGCGCTGGCCGATTGTATTGCCATCGTCAGCCGTGAGCATAAAGCCGTTGGCTCCTCCGACGGCCACACCCTGGCGAGCACCAGCCCGCTTCAGGAGGCCCGCATTAAAGATACGCCGCGCCGCCTTGACGCCTGCCGCGAAGCCCTGCTGGCCCGCGACTTTGCCCGCTTGGCCGACGTCGTCGAAGAGGATTCGACGATCATGCACTCGGTAATGATGACTTCGCGCCCGCCGCTTTATTACTGGTTGCCGCCGACGCTGACGATCATACAGGCCGCGCGCGAGTGGCGGGCCAAAGGATTGCCGGTCTGCTTTACGATTGACGCCGGCCCCAACGTCCACGTGATTACCACTGCCGAATATGCAACTGAGGTGAACAAACGCTTACACGCGATTCCGGGCGTGCAGAACGTTCTCACCGCCACTCCGGGGGGCGGCGCTGAACTGGTGACAGGCTCATAA
- the mnmA gene encoding tRNA 2-thiouridine(34) synthase MnmA has protein sequence MSGGVDSSVAAALLVEQGYDVIGLMMRLWSEPGKEAYNRCCTPDAMGHARHIAESLDIPFYVVDTKDVFHDTIVNFFIDGYASGVTPNPCMECNRHIRWEFLLNKALSFGAEFLATGHYARVRAVADGPITIPTPLRSGDCRYQLLKSIDDKKDQSYVLSVLGQRQLRHAMFPVGGYTKTEIRELARKFNLPVAERPDSQDLCFLADNDYRRFLTEHAPQVAQPGPIVDSSGNVLGEHKGLAFYTIGQRKGIGLAAREPLYVLGADPARNALVVGVESELGQTTMRVGRINWVSGVPPVEPFEADIKIRYKAQPRRGRITPLDDKRAGVTFEAPMRDITPGQAAVFYDGDVCLGGGIIQR, from the coding sequence ATGTCGGGCGGCGTGGATAGTTCGGTGGCCGCGGCCTTGCTCGTCGAGCAGGGCTACGACGTGATCGGGCTGATGATGCGCCTGTGGAGCGAGCCGGGCAAGGAGGCTTACAATCGCTGTTGCACGCCCGACGCGATGGGCCACGCCCGCCATATCGCCGAGTCGCTCGACATCCCGTTTTACGTGGTGGACACGAAGGATGTTTTCCACGACACAATCGTCAACTTTTTCATTGACGGCTACGCCAGTGGCGTCACGCCCAATCCTTGTATGGAGTGCAACCGCCACATCCGGTGGGAGTTTTTGCTCAACAAGGCCCTCTCCTTCGGCGCAGAATTTCTCGCCACCGGCCACTACGCCCGCGTGCGCGCCGTCGCCGACGGCCCAATTACTATTCCCACTCCGCTTCGCTCCGGGGACTGTCGTTACCAATTACTAAAATCCATTGACGACAAAAAGGATCAGTCTTACGTCCTCAGCGTGCTGGGCCAGCGCCAACTTCGCCACGCCATGTTCCCGGTTGGCGGCTACACCAAAACCGAAATCCGCGAGCTGGCGCGCAAGTTCAACCTGCCGGTAGCCGAGCGGCCCGACAGCCAGGATTTGTGCTTCCTGGCCGACAACGACTACCGCCGCTTTTTGACCGAGCATGCGCCGCAAGTCGCTCAACCCGGCCCTATCGTAGACAGTTCAGGCAATGTGCTGGGCGAACACAAGGGCCTGGCGTTTTACACTATCGGCCAGCGCAAGGGCATCGGCCTCGCCGCCCGCGAGCCGCTCTACGTGTTGGGTGCCGACCCGGCTCGCAACGCCCTCGTCGTCGGCGTCGAGTCTGAGCTTGGGCAAACGACGATGCGCGTCGGGCGCATCAACTGGGTGTCGGGCGTGCCGCCGGTTGAACCGTTTGAGGCCGACATCAAAATTCGTTACAAGGCCCAGCCCCGGCGTGGGCGGATCACGCCGCTCGACGACAAACGGGCCGGGGTGACGTTTGAAGCGCCCATGCGCGACATCACTCCGGGGCAGGCCGCCGTGTTTTACGATGGCGACGTTTGCCTGGGAGGAGGAATCATTCAACGATGA
- a CDS encoding SCP2 sterol-binding domain-containing protein: protein MSNPFPSDAWVKALKEVINSDADYAQAAQNWEGDVIFHVEPDDLAPKPMLMYVDLWHGQCRDAYEVASLDDKKAAFVLAAPTSVFIRIIQGKLDPMQAMITRQLKVHGSMVYMMKNVPTVLKFVKCASKVDSEFPVAQ, encoded by the coding sequence ATGTCAAATCCGTTTCCCAGCGATGCCTGGGTCAAAGCCCTCAAAGAGGTGATCAACTCGGACGCCGACTATGCCCAGGCGGCGCAAAACTGGGAAGGCGACGTGATCTTCCACGTGGAGCCGGACGATCTGGCGCCGAAGCCGATGTTGATGTATGTAGACCTGTGGCACGGGCAATGCCGTGACGCTTACGAAGTTGCCAGCCTCGACGACAAGAAGGCGGCCTTCGTGCTGGCCGCTCCGACGTCCGTCTTTATTCGCATCATTCAGGGCAAGCTCGATCCGATGCAGGCCATGATCACCCGCCAACTCAAAGTTCACGGCAGCATGGTTTACATGATGAAAAACGTGCCGACGGTGCTGAAGTTCGTCAAGTGCGCCTCGAAGGTGGATTCAGAGTTTCCGGTTGCGCAATAA
- a CDS encoding Fic family protein, whose product MKVNLKQILEQLADKKAALDAHRPLSASAAARLKEYFDVEWTYHSNAIEGSTLTLRETEVVLHQGITVGGKTLREHLEAINHKDAIDFVEALANGAEPLTEHNLRQIHALVLKGIDDEEAGRYRLGQVRISGSEYVPPDALSVPALMQEFMSWLNGDGQKLSTIERAALTHFQLVHIHPFADGNGRTARLLMNLLLMRDGYPPAVIRREDRLAYYDALDQAHTGNTEPFTVMIAEATDRSLDIFLAA is encoded by the coding sequence TTGAAAGTGAACTTGAAGCAGATTCTTGAACAATTGGCAGACAAGAAAGCGGCGCTTGACGCCCATCGCCCTCTGTCGGCCTCTGCCGCCGCTCGTCTAAAGGAATACTTTGATGTAGAGTGGACGTATCACTCGAACGCCATAGAAGGCTCTACTCTCACGCTTCGCGAAACCGAGGTTGTGTTACATCAGGGCATTACTGTTGGCGGCAAGACATTGCGCGAACATCTTGAGGCTATCAATCATAAAGACGCGATAGACTTTGTAGAGGCCTTAGCGAACGGCGCAGAGCCACTCACTGAGCATAATCTGCGGCAAATTCACGCGCTGGTTTTGAAGGGCATTGACGATGAAGAAGCCGGGCGTTATCGCCTCGGTCAAGTTCGCATCAGCGGCTCCGAGTACGTTCCTCCTGATGCGTTAAGTGTACCAGCGTTGATGCAGGAATTCATGTCTTGGTTGAATGGCGATGGTCAAAAACTATCTACCATTGAACGAGCGGCGTTGACTCATTTCCAACTAGTGCATATTCACCCTTTTGCCGACGGCAATGGTCGCACAGCCCGCCTACTGATGAATTTGCTACTCATGCGCGACGGCTACCCGCCAGCCGTCATCCGCCGTGAAGATCGGCTTGCTTACTATGACGCGCTTGATCAAGCCCATACAGGTAACACTGAACCGTTCACAGTAATGATAGCTGAAGCGACAGACCGTTCATTAGATATCTTTTTAGCCGCATAA
- a CDS encoding cysteine desulfurase, which produces MPDPIYLDYAATTPVDPAVLEAMLPHFRDNFGNPSSIHRWGRNAEKAIEEARRDMAAVLNCEPNEVIFTSGGTESDNYALRGAAHAMREAGRGNHLITTAVEHHAVLHTARQLAEHYNFDLTILPVDDCGRVRLSDVEAAVRPDTILISVMTANNEIGTIQPVAEIAQLARSHGIITHTDAVQAASQLEMDVQKLGVDMLALGAHKFYGPKGVGALYVRKGTPLISTQTGGAHEQGRRAGTSNVPYIAGLAAALKFTVARREADNARYRRLRDRLISALTQIPDSRLTGHPAERLPNNASFVFRNIDGNELLMRLDLEGIAASSGSACKTGDPEPSDVILALGYDRSWALGSLRLTVGRPTTEEEIERAVEGVTRVVGQMRS; this is translated from the coding sequence ATGCCCGACCCAATCTACCTCGATTACGCCGCCACTACCCCGGTTGACCCCGCCGTGCTGGAGGCCATGTTGCCGCACTTCCGCGACAACTTCGGCAACCCGTCGTCCATCCATCGCTGGGGCCGCAACGCCGAAAAGGCCATCGAAGAGGCCAGACGCGACATGGCCGCCGTCCTCAACTGCGAGCCGAACGAAGTCATCTTCACCTCCGGCGGCACCGAGTCCGACAACTACGCGCTTCGCGGCGCCGCTCACGCGATGCGCGAAGCCGGGCGCGGCAACCACCTCATCACCACCGCCGTCGAGCATCACGCCGTTCTGCACACCGCCCGCCAGCTTGCCGAACACTACAACTTCGACCTAACGATCCTGCCCGTTGACGACTGTGGCCGCGTCCGTCTCTCGGACGTGGAGGCCGCCGTCCGCCCCGACACGATTCTGATTTCGGTAATGACCGCCAACAACGAGATTGGCACGATCCAGCCCGTCGCCGAGATCGCTCAACTCGCGCGTTCACATGGCATCATCACACACACCGACGCGGTGCAGGCCGCCAGCCAGCTTGAGATGGACGTGCAAAAGCTGGGCGTGGATATGCTGGCCCTCGGCGCGCACAAATTTTACGGGCCGAAGGGCGTTGGCGCGTTGTACGTTCGCAAAGGCACGCCGCTTATTTCGACTCAAACTGGCGGCGCGCACGAACAGGGCCGCCGCGCCGGAACTTCCAACGTGCCTTACATCGCCGGTTTAGCCGCCGCCCTCAAATTCACCGTCGCCCGCCGTGAAGCCGACAACGCCCGCTACCGCCGACTGCGCGACCGCCTCATCTCTGCCCTCACCCAGATTCCAGATTCGCGCCTCACCGGCCATCCGGCAGAGCGCCTGCCCAACAACGCCTCGTTCGTCTTCCGAAACATTGACGGCAATGAACTGCTGATGCGGCTCGACCTGGAAGGCATCGCCGCCTCCTCCGGTTCGGCCTGCAAGACCGGCGACCCCGAACCGTCCGACGTGATCCTGGCCCTGGGCTACGACCGCAGTTGGGCGCTCGGCTCGCTCAGGCTGACGGTTGGCCGTCCGACGACGGAGGAGGAGATTGAGCGGGCGGTGGAGGGGGTGACGAGGGTGGTGGGGCAGATGAGGAGTTGA
- a CDS encoding NAD(P)H-hydrate dehydratase: MKLVTTEEMRRLEAEAAAAGVSYATMMEHAGKAVADAIVERVDPKTASVVVLVGPGNNGGDGLVAARHLTDAGATVKVYCLKPPEESDSKVVELRNRSIFLVDADNDTQSRVLRHSLGGANVIVDALFGTGARLPLRDKAAQVLRQAAGRAGDGQRRPYIVAVDCPSGTNCDTGEVDGNTIKADLTVTFGAAKIGQYKFPAADYVGELIVADIGWAGLPGLQAINLELADSARAKATLPERRRDAHKYTFGKTLIVAGSKNFVGAAYLAGAAAYRAGTGLVTLAVPDSIQPILATQLPEATWLPLPESSGAIAESAAEVVSAQLGKADALILGPGFGMAEVTLNFLRALLADFRSLAGVWRFGSLVDADGLRLLAQIENWPSLLPKPAILTPHPGEMETLTGLSKEEIQADRLGVARKFAAQWGHVVLLKGAFTVIAAPDGKAAIEPFATAALAKAGSGDVLSGLIGGLLAQGAPPFEAAVAGAFIHGRAAEIAAETLGTTVSIVASDLLKAIPKAIATL, translated from the coding sequence ATGAAGCTCGTCACTACCGAAGAAATGCGCCGCCTGGAGGCAGAAGCCGCCGCCGCCGGAGTTTCATACGCGACGATGATGGAGCACGCCGGCAAAGCAGTCGCGGATGCTATCGTTGAGCGCGTTGATCCCAAGACGGCCAGCGTCGTCGTCCTCGTCGGGCCGGGCAACAACGGCGGCGACGGGCTGGTGGCCGCCCGCCACCTGACGGACGCGGGGGCAACCGTCAAAGTCTATTGCCTCAAGCCGCCCGAAGAATCCGACTCTAAAGTCGTCGAGCTTCGCAACCGTTCTATCTTTCTTGTGGACGCCGATAACGACACGCAATCACGGGTGCTCAGGCACTCGCTCGGCGGCGCAAATGTAATTGTAGATGCGCTCTTCGGCACGGGCGCGCGCCTGCCACTGCGCGACAAAGCGGCGCAAGTGTTACGGCAGGCGGCGGGGCGGGCGGGCGACGGCCAGCGTCGCCCCTACATTGTGGCTGTCGATTGCCCGTCCGGCACAAACTGCGACACCGGCGAGGTGGACGGCAACACGATCAAGGCCGATCTCACAGTGACGTTCGGCGCGGCCAAGATCGGCCAATACAAATTTCCGGCGGCAGATTACGTTGGCGAGTTGATCGTGGCCGACATTGGCTGGGCCGGCTTGCCCGGTTTGCAGGCGATCAATCTTGAGTTGGCCGACTCGGCGCGAGCGAAAGCTACTTTGCCGGAACGGCGGCGCGACGCGCACAAGTACACATTTGGCAAGACGCTGATCGTGGCCGGCTCGAAGAACTTCGTGGGCGCGGCCTACCTCGCCGGAGCCGCCGCCTATCGCGCCGGAACCGGACTCGTCACCCTTGCCGTCCCCGACTCGATCCAGCCCATTCTTGCGACTCAACTTCCCGAAGCCACCTGGTTGCCCCTGCCCGAGTCGTCGGGCGCGATTGCCGAGAGCGCGGCTGAGGTTGTAAGCGCCCAACTCGGCAAGGCCGACGCGCTCATTCTTGGGCCGGGCTTTGGCATGGCTGAAGTGACACTGAACTTTTTACGAGCGTTGCTTGCAGACTTCCGAAGTCTCGCCGGTGTTTGGCGCTTCGGAAGTCTGGTGGACGCCGACGGCCTGCGCCTCCTCGCCCAAATTGAAAACTGGCCGAGCCTTCTGCCCAAACCCGCCATACTCACACCGCATCCTGGCGAAATGGAAACGCTCACCGGACTCTCGAAAGAAGAAATTCAGGCCGATCGTTTAGGCGTGGCCCGCAAGTTTGCGGCGCAGTGGGGGCACGTGGTTCTGCTCAAAGGCGCATTCACCGTCATTGCCGCGCCCGATGGCAAGGCCGCCATCGAGCCGTTTGCGACGGCGGCGCTGGCCAAAGCCGGGTCGGGTGATGTGTTGTCGGGCTTGATCGGCGGGTTGCTGGCGCAGGGCGCGCCGCCGTTCGAGGCGGCAGTCGCGGGCGCATTCATTCATGGCCGCGCGGCGGAAATCGCCGCCGAGACTCTCGGCACGACCGTCAGCATCGTGGCCAGCGATTTGTTGAAGGCGATTCCGAAGGCAATTGCGACATTGTAG
- a CDS encoding Zn-dependent hydrolase: MTLLVNPDRFKQDFDSLAKIGSTPDGGVHRPALSEANLAARRWFLARATEAGLETRVDSAGNHSAIFNSPISNSRSLLLGSHTDSVPNGGRFDGALGVVAALEAARTIKEAGLNLPVNLEVIDFTDEEGTLAGILGSQALAGQLKAETLAQPRGGRDLLEAGMTRAGLTDSGFLSAKRDPETLAGYLELHIEQGPRLVQSAIAIGVVTGIVGIKSYRLIYRGKANHAGTTPMESRTDASLGAATFILTARELVLRDFPTCVVNVGQMNLRPGAFNIIPGVAEFALEYRAPEAKQLKELGSALLSLAEVIGRQYGLKLTVEPVGECEPAPMSERAQAAIASAADSLALSRTALHSGAGHDAQSLAVITEAGMIFIPSRDGISHSPQEFSEWEACLNGANVLLRAALKMAEGRSID; encoded by the coding sequence ATGACCCTCCTCGTCAACCCCGACCGCTTCAAACAAGACTTTGATTCGCTGGCCAAAATTGGCTCGACCCCCGACGGCGGCGTGCATCGCCCGGCCTTGAGCGAAGCCAACCTGGCAGCCCGTCGCTGGTTTCTGGCTCGTGCTACTGAAGCCGGGCTTGAGACCCGCGTGGACAGCGCCGGGAATCACTCAGCAATCTTTAATTCTCCAATCTCCAATTCTCGCTCCCTCCTCCTCGGCTCCCATACCGACTCCGTTCCCAACGGCGGGCGCTTCGACGGCGCGCTGGGCGTAGTCGCCGCGCTCGAAGCCGCGCGCACGATCAAAGAAGCCGGACTCAATCTGCCAGTGAATCTTGAAGTGATTGACTTCACCGATGAAGAGGGAACGCTGGCCGGTATTCTGGGGAGCCAGGCGCTGGCCGGGCAACTCAAGGCTGAAACGCTGGCTCAGCCGCGCGGCGGGCGCGATTTGTTGGAAGCAGGCATGACTCGCGCCGGGTTGACCGACTCTGGTTTTCTGTCTGCGAAGCGTGATCCTGAAACACTGGCCGGTTATCTGGAACTGCACATCGAGCAGGGGCCGCGGCTGGTTCAATCGGCGATTGCGATTGGGGTGGTGACGGGCATCGTCGGCATCAAGTCGTACCGGCTCATCTATCGCGGCAAGGCCAACCACGCCGGGACAACGCCGATGGAGTCGCGCACGGACGCTTCGCTCGGCGCGGCCACCTTCATCCTCACCGCGCGCGAACTGGTCCTGCGCGATTTTCCAACATGCGTGGTCAACGTGGGGCAGATGAACCTGAGGCCGGGCGCGTTCAACATCATCCCCGGCGTCGCCGAATTTGCCCTGGAATACCGCGCGCCCGAGGCCAAACAACTCAAGGAACTGGGATCGGCATTGCTCAGTTTGGCCGAAGTGATCGGGCGGCAGTATGGACTCAAACTCACGGTGGAGCCGGTGGGCGAGTGTGAACCGGCGCCGATGAGTGAACGGGCGCAAGCCGCCATCGCCTCCGCCGCCGACTCGCTGGCCCTGAGCCGCACTGCCCTGCACTCCGGCGCGGGCCACGACGCCCAATCGCTGGCCGTCATCACCGAGGCAGGCATGATTTTTATTCCGTCGCGCGACGGCATCAGCCACTCGCCTCAGGAGTTTAGCGAATGGGAAGCGTGCCTGAATGGGGCCAACGTTTTGCTGAGAGCGGCGTTGAAGATGGCGGAGGGCAGATCAATAGATTGA
- a CDS encoding aldehyde ferredoxin oxidoreductase family protein → MNGYLGRILTVDLSTGHIADQLLDSNLLRDFVGGASLAAGLLYGRLTPALDPLGPDNPLLFMTGPLTGSSGPAVGRYTVCAKSPATHLWAESNCGGFVGPEIRFAGYDGILFTGRATSPVYLWLKDGRAELRDASHLWGGDTYITQSRIKQETGDPSTRVACIGVAGERLIPFALILGDHGRVAGRAGLGAVMGSKNLKAVAARGSGEFPAAHAGFKTIRSQANHQLRKDNMSNVLRETGSAGAAEYFDLLGTMPVRYYSRSGFANVSKVSGAGMAETILSGVSTCHACVIACGRKVTIPDGPYQRGEGKGPEYETIVGFGPNIENDDLAAIVHLGQLCDSYGLDTISMSNIIGLAFMMYDRGVITAADASGLELKWGDVHAAETLVHQTARREGLGEWLAQGARDFARRFGVEEMAVQVNGLEAAYHDPRGATGMALTYATSPRGACHNQSDYFIVEIGGEMPEIGIKTLDRSASAGKAESVARHQWWRTLNNSLVMCVFANLTFTTAHELINAATGLDYSAEEFFRCGERGWALKRAINNRLGLTAANDKLPKAFLTPYNEGGAAGVAPDMKTLLAEYYEVEGWDPATGKPTRSTLERLGLAGVAADLWGAA, encoded by the coding sequence ATGAACGGCTATCTGGGGCGCATTCTTACCGTTGACCTTTCCACCGGCCACATTGCGGATCAACTTCTCGACAGCAACCTTCTCCGCGATTTCGTGGGCGGGGCCTCGCTGGCCGCCGGCCTCTTGTATGGCCGACTGACTCCTGCTCTCGACCCGCTCGGCCCTGACAATCCGCTGTTGTTTATGACCGGGCCGCTCACCGGCTCGTCCGGCCCGGCGGTTGGCCGCTACACTGTTTGCGCCAAATCGCCCGCCACCCATTTGTGGGCCGAGTCGAATTGCGGCGGCTTTGTCGGCCCCGAGATTCGATTCGCCGGCTACGACGGCATTCTGTTCACCGGGCGCGCAACATCGCCGGTCTATTTGTGGTTGAAAGATGGGCGGGCCGAATTACGTGACGCATCTCATCTCTGGGGCGGCGACACTTACATCACCCAAAGCCGAATCAAACAAGAGACGGGTGACCCGTCGACTCGGGTGGCCTGCATTGGCGTAGCGGGCGAGCGTCTTATTCCATTTGCCCTCATCCTCGGCGATCATGGCCGGGTGGCCGGGCGCGCCGGTCTGGGCGCGGTGATGGGTTCCAAGAATCTCAAAGCAGTGGCCGCGCGTGGGTCGGGCGAGTTTCCGGCGGCTCACGCCGGCTTCAAAACCATCCGCTCTCAGGCTAACCATCAGTTGCGAAAAGATAACATGAGCAACGTCTTGCGCGAGACCGGCTCGGCGGGCGCGGCGGAGTATTTCGATTTGCTGGGCACGATGCCGGTTCGCTACTATTCGCGGAGCGGCTTTGCGAATGTGAGCAAGGTGTCGGGCGCGGGCATGGCCGAGACGATCCTCTCTGGCGTGTCCACCTGCCACGCCTGCGTCATCGCCTGCGGGCGCAAGGTGACGATTCCGGACGGGCCGTATCAACGCGGCGAGGGCAAGGGGCCGGAGTACGAAACCATCGTCGGCTTTGGCCCGAACATTGAGAACGACGATCTGGCCGCCATTGTTCATCTGGGCCAGTTGTGTGATTCTTACGGCTTGGACACGATCAGCATGAGCAACATCATCGGTCTGGCCTTCATGATGTACGACCGGGGCGTTATCACTGCCGCCGACGCGAGCGGTCTTGAACTCAAGTGGGGCGACGTTCACGCCGCCGAGACTCTTGTTCATCAAACCGCCCGGCGCGAGGGACTCGGCGAGTGGCTGGCGCAGGGCGCGCGCGACTTTGCTCGCCGCTTTGGCGTCGAAGAGATGGCGGTGCAGGTGAATGGCCTCGAAGCGGCTTACCACGACCCGCGCGGGGCCACCGGCATGGCCCTGACCTACGCCACCTCGCCGCGCGGCGCGTGCCACAACCAGAGCGATTACTTCATCGTCGAGATCGGCGGCGAGATGCCGGAGATCGGCATCAAGACGCTTGACCGTTCAGCCAGCGCCGGCAAGGCCGAAAGCGTGGCCCGCCATCAGTGGTGGCGCACGCTCAACAACAGTCTGGTCATGTGCGTCTTTGCCAACCTCACCTTCACCACCGCCCACGAGCTAATCAACGCCGCCACCGGCCTCGACTACTCGGCTGAAGAATTCTTCCGCTGTGGCGAGCGCGGCTGGGCGCTCAAACGGGCCATCAACAACCGCCTCGGCCTCACTGCCGCTAACGACAAATTGCCCAAAGCCTTTCTCACGCCCTACAACGAAGGCGGCGCGGCGGGCGTCGCGCCTGATATGAAGACTCTGCTGGCTGAATACTACGAGGTTGAGGGCTGGGACCCGGCCACGGGCAAGCCGACTCGCTCGACCCTGGAACGACTCGGCCTGGCCGGGGTCGCCGCCGATTTGTGGGGGGCGGCATGA
- a CDS encoding NAD-dependent epimerase/dehydratase family protein, whose amino-acid sequence MIFVTGATGFLGHHLIPALAQTGCAVRVLARSTSDVGFLKHYGNVEVVTGDVLDRDSILAAMKDCEKVIHAGGLFRFWGPRESFEKVNVQGTANMLEASLRQNIQRFIYVSTVAVVGIPQNGRVIDETYPCQPVDAYQRSKFDAENMVRMFNRSTRFPAIILRPGAFYGPWGHYAWNRLFFEDPLRGLRIRIHKGQRLTFPAFVPDVARGIVAALSQGRTGEIYNLSGEPLTHNEANRIISRLAGISSFRLNCPAPLMMWLANRLTDMAARTGREPYYPINLAKYVFYDWQVSSDKARAELDFTPKPFEEGAKQTVDWYRQIGWVKGKRKKEEG is encoded by the coding sequence ATGATCTTCGTCACCGGCGCAACCGGCTTCCTCGGCCATCACTTGATTCCGGCGCTGGCCCAAACCGGGTGCGCGGTGCGTGTGCTGGCCCGCTCCACCAGCGACGTCGGTTTTCTCAAACACTACGGCAACGTCGAAGTGGTGACGGGCGACGTTTTAGATCGAGACTCGATTCTGGCGGCGATGAAGGATTGTGAGAAGGTCATTCATGCCGGCGGTCTCTTCCGCTTTTGGGGGCCGCGCGAATCGTTTGAAAAGGTCAACGTGCAAGGCACGGCCAACATGCTCGAGGCGTCTCTGCGCCAGAACATTCAGCGTTTCATTTACGTTTCCACTGTGGCTGTCGTCGGCATCCCGCAAAATGGCCGGGTCATTGACGAGACCTATCCCTGCCAGCCGGTGGACGCTTACCAGCGAAGCAAGTTCGACGCCGAGAACATGGTGCGCATGTTCAACCGGAGCACCCGGTTTCCGGCCATCATTCTCCGGCCCGGCGCGTTTTACGGCCCCTGGGGCCACTACGCCTGGAACCGCCTCTTTTTTGAAGACCCTCTGCGCGGCTTGCGCATCCGGATTCATAAGGGCCAGCGCCTCACCTTCCCGGCCTTTGTGCCGGATGTGGCTCGCGGTATTGTGGCCGCCCTGAGCCAGGGCCGAACCGGAGAAATTTACAACCTCAGCGGCGAGCCGCTGACGCACAACGAAGCCAACCGCATCATCAGCAGGCTGGCCGGCATCAGTTCATTCCGGTTGAACTGCCCGGCTCCGCTCATGATGTGGTTGGCCAACCGCCTCACCGACATGGCCGCCCGCACCGGGCGCGAACCGTACTACCCCATCAACCTGGCGAAATACGTTTTCTACGACTGGCAAGTTTCCTCCGACAAAGCGCGCGCCGAACTCGATTTCACGCCCAAGCCGTTTGAAGAAGGCGCAAAGCAGACGGTGGACTGGTATCGGCAGATCGGGTGGGTTAAAGGAAAAAGGAAGAAGGAAGAAGGATGA
- a CDS encoding YtxH domain-containing protein, which translates to MSNNSSDDIGAFLTGFVVGGLVGAAVALILAPQSGAETREQIRQKGIELREQGEESLAEARARTEAAAAEARARAEKLAAEAKTRAEHVAAEARTRTEELTKQGRVVIEEQRAKLQDAFEAGKKAMTTPKGGAASDSEAAV; encoded by the coding sequence ATGTCAAACAACAGTAGTGACGATATTGGCGCTTTCCTCACCGGCTTTGTGGTCGGCGGTCTGGTAGGCGCGGCCGTGGCCCTCATCCTGGCCCCGCAGTCGGGCGCGGAGACCCGCGAACAGATTCGGCAGAAGGGCATTGAACTGCGCGAGCAGGGCGAAGAGTCGCTGGCCGAAGCCCGCGCCCGCACCGAGGCCGCCGCCGCCGAAGCCCGCGCCCGCGCCGAGAAGCTGGCCGCCGAGGCCAAGACCCGCGCCGAGCACGTGGCCGCCGAGGCCCGCACCCGCACCGAAGAGTTGACCAAGCAGGGCCGGGTGGTGATTGAGGAACAGCGCGCGAAATTGCAGGATGCCTTTGAAGCCGGCAAGAAGGCGATGACCACACCCAAAGGTGGCGCCGCCTCTGACTCCGAAGCCGCTGTGTAA